From Pseudomonas hefeiensis, one genomic window encodes:
- a CDS encoding serine hydrolase domain-containing protein — MQIQGHYELQFEAVREAFAALFDDPQERGAALCIQVGGRTVIDLWAGTADKDGSEAWHSDTIANLFSCTKTFTAVTALQLVAEGKLQLDAPVARYWPEFAAAGKQSVTLRQLLCHQAGLPALRELLAPEALYNWQTMVDALAAETPWWTPGDGHGYAAITYGWLVGELLRRADGRGPGASIVARIAKPLGLDLHVGLADEEFHRVAHIARGKGKVGDAAAQRLLQVTMREPTAMTTRAFTNPPSIMTSTNKPEWRRMEQPAANGHGNARSLAGFYAGLLDGSLLEGEMLDELTRQHSFGEDKILLTQTRFGLGCMLDQPDVPNATYGLGPRAFGHPGAGGSMGFADPEHDVAFGFVTNTLGPYVLMDPRAQNLARVLATCL; from the coding sequence GTGCAGATTCAAGGCCATTATGAGCTTCAATTCGAGGCGGTGCGTGAAGCCTTCGCGGCGCTGTTCGACGATCCTCAGGAGCGCGGCGCGGCGTTGTGCATTCAGGTCGGCGGCCGCACGGTCATCGATCTGTGGGCCGGCACGGCCGACAAGGATGGCAGTGAAGCCTGGCACAGCGATACCATCGCCAATCTGTTTTCCTGCACCAAGACGTTCACCGCCGTCACCGCCCTGCAACTGGTGGCCGAAGGCAAGCTGCAACTGGACGCCCCTGTCGCGCGCTACTGGCCTGAGTTCGCGGCAGCCGGCAAGCAATCCGTCACGTTACGCCAGTTGCTTTGCCATCAGGCCGGGTTGCCGGCGTTACGTGAATTGCTGGCGCCCGAAGCACTTTACAACTGGCAAACCATGGTCGATGCGCTGGCCGCTGAAACGCCCTGGTGGACGCCGGGCGACGGTCACGGTTACGCGGCGATCACTTACGGCTGGCTGGTCGGCGAACTGCTGCGCAGGGCTGACGGTCGTGGGCCGGGGGCATCCATCGTGGCCCGTATTGCCAAACCGTTGGGCCTGGATTTGCACGTCGGCCTGGCTGATGAAGAGTTTCATCGCGTGGCCCACATCGCTCGCGGCAAAGGCAAGGTTGGTGATGCTGCGGCCCAGCGTCTTTTACAAGTGACGATGCGCGAACCCACGGCCATGACTACCCGGGCCTTCACTAACCCGCCCTCGATCATGACCAGCACCAACAAGCCAGAGTGGCGGCGCATGGAGCAACCGGCGGCCAACGGCCATGGAAACGCCCGCAGCCTTGCCGGGTTCTATGCCGGCCTGCTGGACGGTAGCCTGCTGGAAGGCGAAATGCTCGACGAACTGACCCGCCAGCACAGCTTCGGCGAGGATAAGATATTGTTGACCCAGACCCGTTTTGGCCTGGGTTGCATGCTCGACCAGCCGGATGTGCCGAACGCGACCTACGGCCTCGGCCCTCGGGCATTCGGCCATCCCGGGGCGGGGGGCTCCATGGGTTTTGCCGACCCGGAGCACGATGTGGCTTTTGGCTTTGTGACAAACACCCTCGGGCCATACGTTTTGATGGATCCGCGAGCACAGAACCTTGCGCGGGTACTTGCCACTTGTCTATAA
- a CDS encoding OmpA family protein yields MSLNKSFALALCFAITGCAQTPQNDAEGGTGWWPFGASDKVAAKEPMPAAPLKPAAVAPQAKAEGATHWWWPFSSDDAAADGVAKKVESKPVVKTPATVAQAEAESNGKWWWPFGGKHQETAKTVPMPDPKVTQAWLDDYEPKLRTAIKDSKLELERRDDVLVVTAPVDGSFNPDRPAMLLPVSLGPFTRVAKILEADPKSAVLILGHADTSGAAPVNLKLSQERAQSVAAIFRLSGLQRDRLMLRGMGSVAPRAANDSVEGRALNRRVELMVTPQNTMVALLSKYNMPAPAPVRLVAAQDVKPAALAPAPAAKKAKAVATQKAPVKKAAAKAPAKKAPAKKATAAKKPQPTKAATDAKKVAAADASKQ; encoded by the coding sequence ATGTCATTGAATAAATCTTTCGCTCTGGCGCTGTGCTTCGCTATCACCGGTTGCGCACAAACCCCACAAAATGATGCCGAGGGCGGCACTGGCTGGTGGCCGTTCGGCGCCTCCGACAAGGTCGCGGCCAAAGAGCCGATGCCAGCGGCGCCCTTGAAACCGGCTGCCGTCGCGCCACAAGCCAAGGCCGAGGGTGCCACTCACTGGTGGTGGCCGTTCTCTTCCGATGACGCCGCTGCCGACGGCGTCGCCAAAAAAGTCGAATCCAAACCTGTCGTCAAGACGCCGGCTACCGTGGCCCAGGCTGAAGCTGAAAGCAACGGCAAATGGTGGTGGCCATTCGGCGGCAAACATCAGGAAACCGCCAAGACGGTACCGATGCCGGATCCGAAAGTCACCCAGGCCTGGCTCGACGACTACGAGCCGAAATTGCGCACGGCCATCAAGGACAGCAAGCTCGAGCTTGAACGCCGCGACGACGTGCTGGTGGTCACCGCGCCAGTGGACGGCTCCTTCAACCCCGACCGTCCGGCCATGCTGCTGCCGGTGAGCCTCGGCCCGTTCACCCGCGTGGCGAAAATTCTTGAAGCTGACCCGAAAAGCGCCGTGCTGATCCTCGGTCACGCCGACACGTCGGGCGCCGCGCCGGTCAACCTGAAGCTCAGCCAGGAACGCGCCCAATCCGTGGCGGCGATCTTCCGTCTCAGCGGCCTGCAGCGTGATCGCCTGATGCTGCGTGGCATGGGTTCGGTTGCACCCCGTGCCGCCAATGACAGCGTTGAAGGTCGCGCTTTGAATCGTCGTGTCGAGCTGATGGTCACGCCGCAAAACACCATGGTGGCACTGCTGAGCAAGTACAACATGCCAGCCCCGGCGCCAGTGAGGTTAGTGGCGGCCCAGGACGTGAAGCCCGCGGCTTTGGCGCCCGCGCCAGCGGCTAAAAAAGCCAAGGCTGTTGCCACCCAAAAAGCGCCGGTCAAAAAGGCCGCGGCCAAGGCTCCTGC